The following proteins come from a genomic window of Trifolium pratense cultivar HEN17-A07 linkage group LG4, ARS_RC_1.1, whole genome shotgun sequence:
- the LOC123921741 gene encoding porphobilinogen deaminase, chloroplastic: protein MEKTLYSSFTFSLPSTPSNPSLSLLSSSFPISSFKTSPFSKCRIRASVAVEQQTQKTKTAIIRIGTRGSPLALAQAHETRDKLIASHTELAEEGAIQIVIIKTTGDKIQSQPLADIGGKGLFTKEIDEALINGDIDIAVHSMKDVPTYLPEPTILPCNLPREDVRDAFISLSAASLADLPSGSVIGTASLRRKSQILHRYPSLTVQDNFRGNVQTRLRKLSEGVVKATLLALAGLKRLNMTENVTSTLSIEDMLPAVAQGAIGIACRRNDDKMAEYLASLNHEETRLAISCERAFLTTLDGSCRTPIAGYASRDKDGNCLFRGLVASPDGTRVLETSRIGPFAYEDMMKIGKDAGEELLSRAGPGFFSS from the exons ATGGAGAAAACCCTTTATTCATCTTTCACATTCTCTCTTCCTTCTACACCTTCCAATCCATCTCTTTCCCTTCTCAGTTCTTCTTTCCCCATCTCATCTTTCAAAACCTCACCTTTCTCCAAATGTCGCATCAGAGCCTCCGTCGCGGTTGAACAACAAACCCAGAAGACTAAGACCGCTATTATCAGAATTGGTACCAGAGGAAG TCCACTAGCTTTGGCTCAGGCACACGAGACAAGAGACAAACTCATAGCATCGCATACAGAGTTAGCTGAAGAAGGGGCTATTCAGATTGTAATAATTAAAACAACCGGTGACAAAATACAGTCACAGCCGCTCGCAGACATAGGTGGGAAAGGTTTGTTCACCAAAGAAATAGATGAGGCACTCATAAATGGGGACATTGACATCGCTGTTCACTCAATGAAAGATGTTCCTACGTACTTACCAGAGCCAACTATTTTGCCATGTAATCTTCCACGAGAGGATGTCAGGGATGCATTTATATCGTTGAGTGCAGCTTCACTTGCTGATCTACCGTCTGGAAGTGTTATTGGTACTGCTTCACTTAGACGAAAGTCACAAATCCTCCATAGATATCCATCTCTAACT GTGCAAGATAATTTCCGTGGCAATGTCCAAACAAGGCTGAGAAAACTCAGTGAGGGGGTTGTCAAAGCTACTTTATTGGCTTTAGCTGGACTGAAACGATTAAATATGACAGAAAATGTAACTTCAACTCTATCAATTGAAGATATGCTTCCAGCTGTTGCACAAGGTGCAATTGGAATAGCCTGTAGACGTAATGATGATAAAATG GCAGAATATCTTGCTTCGTTGAATCACGAAGAAACAAGACTAGCAATTTCTTGTGAAAGAGCCTTCCTTACGACGTTGGATGGGTCTTGCCGGACGCCTATTGCAGGGTATGCTAGCAGAGACAAGGATGGCAATTGCTTGTTTAGAGGATTAGTTGCTTCCCCTGATGGAACCCGTG TGCTTGAAACTTCTAGAATCGGTCCTTTTGCTTATGAAGATATGATGAAGATTGGTAAGGATGCCGGGGAAGAGCTTCTTTCTCGAGCCGGACCTGGCTTTTTCAGTAGTTAG
- the LOC123921370 gene encoding very-long-chain enoyl-CoA reductase-like: MKVTVVSRSGREIVKGGIELKDSATVADLQEAIHKRTKKHPSRQRLTLPVQPGSKEKPVVLNYKKSLNDYTSGNSETLTVTFKDLGPQVSYRTLFFFEYLGPLLLYPVFYYFPVVYQYFGYKGERVIHPVQTYALYYWCFHYAKRILETFFVHRFSHATSPLSNVFRNCAYYWTFGSYIAYYVNHPHYTPVSDLQIKIGFGFGILCQISNFYCHIILRNLRGPAGEGGYQIPRGFLFNIVTCANYTTEIYQWLGFNIATQTIAGYIFLAVATFIMTNWALAKHRRLKKLFDGKEGRPRYPRRWVILPPFL; encoded by the exons ATGAAGGTTACTGTGGTTTCTAGGAGTGGAAGAGAGATTGTTAAAGGTGGAATTGAGCTCAAAGATTCT GCTACTGTAGCAGATCTGCAGGAGGCAATTCACAAGCGAA CCAAGAAGCATCCATCGAGGCAGCGCTTGACACTTCCTGTCCAACCAGGATCAAAGGAAAAGCCAGTAGTTCTTAATTATAAAAAGAGTCTGAATGACTATACAAGTGGAAATTCAGAAACCTTAACCGTAACATTCAAGGACTTAGGTCCACAAGTTTCTTATCGTACACTATTCTTCTTCGAGTATTTGGGGCCGTTGCTTCTCTATCCAGTCTTCTATTACTTCCCTGTTGTCTACCAGTATTTTGGCTACAAAGGTGAACGTGTCATCCACCCTGTGCAGACATATGCCTTGTACTATTGGTGTTTCCATTACGCCAAACGAATTCTGGAAACATTTTTCGTGCATCGCTTCAGCCACGCAACCTCTCCCCTTTCCAACGTTTTCCGCAACTGTGCGTATTACTGGACCTTTGGCTCGTATATTGCTTATTATGTGAACCATCCGCATTATACCCCCGTAAGTGACCTTCAAATTAAgatcgggtttgggtttgggatACTCtgtcaaatttcaaatttctatTGCCATATTATATTGAGGAATCTCCGTGGACCTGCTGGAGAAGGTGGATATCAAATCCCACGTGGCTTTCTCTTCAATATTGTTACTTGTGCAAACTATACAACAGAGATCTACCAGTGGTTGGGCTTCAACATTGCAACGCAAACCATTGCCGGTTATATATTCCTCGCTGTTGCTACTTTTATCATGACCAACTGGGCTCTTGCTAAGCACAGGCGCTTGAAGAAG TTGTTTGATGGAAAGGAAGGGAGACCGAGGTATCCTCGCCGATGGGTGATATTGCCTCCATTCCTGTAG
- the LOC123920517 gene encoding T-complex protein 1 subunit eta → MSSMLQPQIILLKEGTDTSQGKPQLVSNINACTAVADVVRTTLGPRGMDKLIHDDKGSVTISNDGATIMKLLDIVHPAAKILVDIAKSQDSEVGDGTTTVVLLAAEFLREAKPFIEDGVHSQNLIRSYRTACSLAIEKIKELAVSIEGKSIEEKKTLLGKCAATTLSSKLIGGEKEFFASMVVDAVIAIGTDDRLNMIGIKKVPGGNMRDSFLVNGVAFKKTFSYAGFEQQPKKFLNPKILLLNVELELKSEKENAEIRLSDPSQYQSIVDAEWNIIYDKLDKCVQSGAKVVLSRLAIGDLATQYFADRDIFCAGRVAEEDLKRVAAATGGTVQTSVNNIIDEVLGTCEIFEEKQVGNERFNIFNGCPSGQTATIVLRGGADQFIEEAERSLHDAIMIVRRAMKNSTVVAGGGAIDMEISRYLRQHARTIAGKSQLFINSYAKALEVIPRQLCDNAGFDATDVLNKLRQKHALPSGEGAPYGVDIATGGIADSFANFVWEPAVVKINAINAATEAACLVLSVDETVKNPKSESAQGEAAASAMGGRGRGGGFRGRGRGMRR, encoded by the exons ATGTCTTCTATGCTG CAACCACAGATCATACTGTTGAAAGAAGGTACAGATACATCGCAAGGTAAACCACAACTTGTAAGCAACATCAATGCTTGCACTGCCGTCGCCGATGTCGTCCGAACCACCCTAGGTCCTCGCGGTATGGACAAACTCATCCATGACGATAAAGGTTCAGTCACCATTTCTAACGACGGCGCCACTATCATGAAGCTTCTCGATATCGTTCACCCCGCCGCTAAAATCCTCGTCGATATTGCTAAGTCTCAGGACTCTGAG GTTGGCGATGGAACTACCACTGTCGTATTGCTTGCAGCTGAGTTCTTAAGAGAAGCTAAGCCTTTCATTGAAGACGGTGTTCACTCTCAAAATTTAATAAGGAGCTATAGGACTGCATGCTCCTTG GCAATTGAGAAGATTAAAGAGCTAGCTGTTAGCATTGAGGGAAAAAGTATTGAAGAGAAGAAAACTTTGCTCGGAAAGTGTGCTGCTACAACACTTTCTTCAAAGCTTATAGGTGGTGAAAAGGAGTTCTTTGCATCTATGGTTGTGGATGCCGTAATTGCAATTGGGACTGATGATAGGTTGAACATGATTGGAATAAAGAAG GTTCCTGGTGGTAACATGCGCGACTCATTTCTTGTCAACGGTGTTGCCTTCAAGAAGACATTTTCATATGCTGGATTTGAGCAGCAGCCTAAGAAGTTTCTCAATCCAAAAATACTATTACTTAATGTTGAGTTGGAGCTAAAATCTGAGAAAGAAAATGCTGAAATAAG ATTATCAGATCCTTCACAGTATCAATCGATTGTTGATGCAGAATGGAATATTATTTATGACAAACTGGATAAATGTGTCCAAAGTGGTGCCAAAGTTGTTCTGTCACGTCTGGCTATTGGTGATTTGGCTACTCAG TATTTTGCAGATAGAGACATTTTCTGTGCTGGTCGTGTAGCAGAAGAAGATCTAAAAAGAGTTGCGGCTGCTACTGGGGGAACTGTACAAACATCTGTCAATAACATTATTGACGAG GTTCTTGGAACTTGTGAGATTTTTGAGGAAAAGCAAGTAGGAAATGAGAGGTTCAACATATTCAATGGATGTCCATCTGGCCAAACAGCCACTATAGTTCTTCGTGGTGGAGCTGATCAG TTCATAGAGGAAGCAGAGCGAAGTTTGCATGATGCAATCATGATTGTCAGAAGGGCTATGAAGAATTCAACTGTAGTCGCCGGTGGAGGTGCTATAGAC ATGGAAATAAGCCGGTACCTAAGGCAACATGCACGCACAATAGCTGGAAAGTCTCAGCTTTTCATCAACTCCTATGCAAAAGCTCTTGAG GTTATTCCTCGCCAATTATGTGACAATGCTGGATTTGATGCAACTGATGTGCTGAACAAACTAAGACAGAAACATGCGCTTCCTTCTG GTGAGGGGGCACCATATGGGGTCGACATAGCCACTGGTGGAATTGCTGATTCATTTGCCAACTTTGTCTGGGAGCCTGCAGTTGTAAAG ATTAATGCTATAAATGCTGCCACAGAGGCAGCTTGCCTTGTCTTAAGTGTGGATGAAACAGTTAAAAATCCCAAG tCTGAGAGTGCACAAGGAGAGGCTGCTGCAAGTGCCATGGGAGGCAGAGGTCGCGGAGGCGGTTTCCGTGGTCGTGGACGAGGAATGCGTAGATGA
- the LOC123921371 gene encoding very-long-chain enoyl-CoA reductase-like, whose translation MKVTVVSRSGREIVEGGIELKDSATVADLQEAIHKRTKKHPSRQRLTLPVQPGSKEKPVVLNYKKSLNDYTSGKSETLTVTFKDLGPQVSYRTLFFFEYLGPLLLYPVFYYFPVVYQYFGYKGERVIHPVQTYALYYWCFHYAKRILETFFVHRFSHATSPISNVFRNCGYYCTFGSYIAYYVNHPLYTPVSDLQIKIGFGFGILCQISNFYCHIILRNLRGPAGEGGYQIPRGFLFNIVTCANYTTEIYQWLGFNIATQTIVGYIFLAVGTFTMTNWALAKHSRLKKLFDGKEGRPRYPRQWVILPPFL comes from the exons atGAAGGTCACTGTGGTTTCTAGGAGTGGAAGAGAGATTGTTGAAGGTGGAATTGAGCTCAAAGATTCT GCTACTGTAGCAGATCTGCAGGAGGCAATTCACAAGCGAA CCAAGAAACATCCATCGAGGCAGCGCTTGACACTTCCTGTCCAACCAGGATCAAAGGAAAAGCCGGTTGTTCTTAATTATAAAAAGAGTCTGAATGACTATACAAGTGGAAAGTCAGAAACCTTAACCGTAACATTCAAGGACTTAGGTCCACAAGTTTCTTATCGTACACTATTCTTCTTCGAGTATTTGGGGCCGTTGCTTCTCTATCCAGTCTTCTATTACTTCCCTGTTGTCTACCAGTATTTTGGCTACAAAGGCGAACGTGTCATCCACCCTGTGCAGACATATGCCTTGTACTATTGGTGTTTCCATTACGCCAAACGAATTCTGGAAACATTTTTCGTGCATCGCTTCAGCCATGCAACCTCCCCCATTTCCAATGTTTTCCGCAACTGTGGGTATTACTGTACCTTTGGCTCGTATATTGCTTATTATGTGAACCATCCACTTTATACCCCCGTAAGTGACCTTCAAATTAAgatcgggtttgggtttggcataCTCTGTCAAATTTCGAATTTCTATTGCCATATTATACTGAGGAATCTCCGTGGACCTGCTGGAGAAGGTGGATATCAAATCCCACGCGGCTTTCTCTTCAATATTGTTACTTGTGCAAACTATACAACAGAGATCTACCAGTGGTTGGGCTTCAACATTGCAACGCAAACCATCGTCGGTTATATTTTCCTTGCTGTTGGTACTTTTACGATGACCAACTGGGCTCTTGCTAAGCACAGTCGCTTGAAGAAG TTGTTTGATGGAAAGGAAGGGAGACCGAGGTATCCTCGTCAATGGGTGATATTGCCTCCATTCCTGTAG
- the LOC123922282 gene encoding uncharacterized protein LOC123922282, whose product MFSDLPSTGKALGHGQKMLLDVNRGEVLDAKTVYVVICNQTDKFKTIVAVVDASALAGIRKHLDTPLPGVIKEIVGELIMDSDSKGVSLNHGDRNQLLADRPVVACGAGATAVLGASSLTASLKIVLSQMQKVLSVALGPSKVVALGFATSEAKTSGFMKAAASAEKIRTVTQRYSLCGKTSVSVMRTAFYEIMRKRKIQRVGFLPWATFAGSTGTCVCLLLYGDGIEFAIWRYIIFL is encoded by the exons ATGTTTTCTGATCTACCGTCTACGGGGAAGGCGTTGGGGCATGGTCAGAAGATGTTATTGGATGTGAATAGAGGTGAGGTTCTTGATGCTAAAACTGTTTATGTG GTCATTTGTAACCAAACTGATAAGTTTAAAACCATTGTGGCAGTAGTTGATGCTAGTGCCTTAGCTGGTATAAGGAAACACTTGGATACTCCTCTTCCTGGTGTGATTAAAGAGATTGTTGGAGAATTAATCATGGATTCTGACAGTAAAGGGGTTAGTTTAAATCACGGTGACAGAAATCAGTTGTTAGCGGATAGACCTGTGGTGGCTTGTGGGGCTGGAGCAACAGCAGTTTTAGGAGCTTCATCTCTGACAG CTTCACTCAAGATTGTACTAAGCCAGATGCAGAAAGTACTGTCTGTTGCCCTTGGTCCATCTAAAGTTGTGGCACTTGGATTTGCAACTTCCGAAGCCAAAACATCGGGTTTCATGAAGGCAGCTGCATCTGCTGAAAAGATTAGAACCGTTACTCAGCGTTATAGCCTCTGCGGAAAAACCAGTGTTTCAGTTATGAGGACAGCATTCTATGAAATAATGAGGAAGCGAAAGATACAGCGTGTCGGCTTCTTGCCTTGGGCTACATTTGCAGGAAGCACCGGGACTTGCGTATGCTTGCTTTTGTATGGTGATGGGATTGAGTTCGCTATTTGGcgttatataatttttttgtag
- the LOC123921372 gene encoding protein AGENET DOMAIN (AGD)-CONTAINING P1-like, with product MRPPMKKIDYKVGDKVEVCSKEEGFMGSYYEATIASCLDNGRYVICYKNLLKDDESGLLTETLLPKDLRPSPPRVRNPSKFQLNQTVDVFDNDGWWVGKIISEKILMEKNYYYNVYFDYTNQTIYYPCDKIRVHHEMMFSGEWFMEA from the coding sequence ATGCGTCCACCAATGAAGAAAATTGATTACAAAGTTGGAGATAAAGTTGAAGTATGTAGCAAAGAAGAAGGGTTTATGGGTTCATATTATGAAGCCACAATTGCTTCTTGTCTTGATAATGGAAGATATGTGATTTGTTACAAAAATCTTCTTAAAGATGACGAGTCTGGACTTCTCACTGAAACACTTCTTCCAAAGGATCTTCGTCCATCACCGCCACGTGTTCGTAACCCTTCAAAGTTCCAACTCAATCAAACAGTTGATGTTTTTGATAACGATGGTTGGTGGGTAGGAAAAATCATCAGCGAGAAGATCCTCATGGAAAAGAATTATTACTATAATGTGTATTTTGATTATACTAATCAAACGATTTACTACCCTTGTGATAAAATTAGGGTACATCATGAGATGATGTTTAGTGGAGAGTGGTTTATGGAAGCTTAA